The following proteins are encoded in a genomic region of Desulfosporosinus youngiae DSM 17734:
- a CDS encoding acyl-CoA dehydrogenase family protein, which translates to MDVNAFNLSEEQEMIMNTTRLFAEKELKPIALELDETSRFPVEQYKKMGEMGLLGLPFPSEYGGSDGDYLSYILAVEEISKVFSALGISYSVSTSLCMGGIYQNASEEQKKKYLPDLCSGKKFGSFGLTEPNAGSDAAGVRTTAKKNGDHYLLNGSKCFITNGPLSETFLVFASTDISQGTKGLSAFIIEKSFPGFSIGTIENKCGIRATQVSELLFEDCVVPVENLVGQEGKGFGIAMKTLDGGRFGVAAQGLGLAEGAFEIAKQYMKDRIQFGKPLFKNQYLAFKMAELELEIEQAKYILYKGVLDKQAGRPYSVSAAKAKMACTDAAMHVTVECVQMLGGNGFMKDYHVERMMRDAKITQIYEGTNEIMRMIISGAIFK; encoded by the coding sequence ATGGATGTTAATGCTTTTAATTTATCAGAAGAACAAGAAATGATTATGAACACGACTAGATTATTTGCAGAAAAGGAACTTAAACCTATCGCACTTGAGCTCGACGAAACCAGCAGATTTCCTGTAGAACAGTATAAGAAAATGGGTGAGATGGGTTTGCTGGGCTTACCGTTCCCATCAGAATATGGTGGTTCCGACGGAGACTATTTATCCTACATCTTAGCCGTAGAAGAAATTTCCAAAGTGTTTAGTGCCCTTGGTATCTCGTATTCTGTAAGTACCTCCCTCTGTATGGGTGGAATATATCAAAACGCTTCAGAGGAACAAAAGAAAAAATATCTTCCGGATTTATGTTCAGGAAAGAAATTTGGCTCCTTCGGATTAACTGAGCCAAATGCGGGCTCAGATGCAGCCGGTGTAAGAACTACAGCTAAGAAAAATGGAGATCACTATCTATTAAATGGTTCCAAATGCTTCATTACCAACGGCCCTCTATCTGAGACCTTCTTAGTATTTGCTTCAACGGATATAAGTCAAGGAACCAAAGGATTATCAGCGTTTATTATTGAAAAAAGTTTTCCCGGATTTTCCATAGGCACTATTGAAAACAAATGCGGGATAAGAGCCACTCAAGTTTCAGAACTGCTTTTTGAAGACTGTGTTGTCCCGGTTGAAAACCTAGTAGGACAAGAGGGAAAAGGTTTTGGCATAGCAATGAAAACTCTTGATGGCGGGAGATTCGGAGTCGCGGCACAAGGACTTGGCCTTGCAGAAGGAGCATTTGAAATAGCGAAACAATATATGAAAGATAGAATCCAGTTTGGCAAGCCTTTATTTAAGAATCAGTATTTAGCATTTAAAATGGCTGAATTAGAACTTGAAATTGAACAAGCTAAGTATATTTTGTACAAAGGAGTTCTTGATAAACAAGCAGGAAGACCTTATTCAGTTTCAGCAGCTAAGGCAAAAATGGCTTGTACAGATGCAGCCATGCACGTAACTGTAGAATGCGTTCAGATGCTTGGTGGAAATGGCTTCATGAAGGATTATCATGTTGAAAGAATGATGAGAGATGCTAAGATAACTCAGATCTATGAAGGAACAAATGAAATAATGAGAATGATTATTTCCGGAGCTATTTTTAAATAA